From Phragmites australis chromosome 5, lpPhrAust1.1, whole genome shotgun sequence, a single genomic window includes:
- the LOC133918671 gene encoding uncharacterized protein LOC133918671, with translation MADDHYSSKRKYDDPSPPPPRRTGFSSGPPPASPPAGFAPSYNSVPPPPDEIQLAKQRAQQIAARLFSAAEAKRPRVDNGDDDVGLGGGSLGGGGGRIGGGGLGFSSSSAGGGHGASIPPLSSQSSTPQYSSYGGYQGTSKMIEIPNGRVGVIIGKAGETIRYLQLQSGAKIQVTRDNEAEPGAQTRPVELSGTPEQISKAEQLINEVLAEADAGSSGTGSSGRKYNAPQPGAEQFEMQIANNKVGLVIGKSGETIKSMQAKSGARIQVIPLHLPPGDPATERTVRIEGTKEQIEVAKQLVNEVTSENRARNPMSGGYSQQGYHPPRPQSNWGPPGAPPPQQPGYGYMQPGAYPGAPPQYGAPQQPYGSYPPTSGGYQTGWDQSQNQQSHTTPPGTGYDYYSQQQQPQQQQSAPGTAASTDATSYSYGQPPTYALQGYGDSNYSQQSGGQQAYGHDGYSGYQTQGQQQGYSQQTGYDQQGYSASAYGSAANSTQDGSASSYGGPGGASQASPGQQTSTPSSGSHPGYASQPPNSAASSYPGQGSAPPSGYGAPPPQSGYGTQPPQQGGYGQSAYGQPSPQGQKPPASSPYGQAPPPGSAQGGYGQYGYSQPGYGAPPPYPGAPPSSHLGYGQQKSYGDTYGSGSYGQPSAYSAEAAAPAAAQDQVAAPATAATTAAPAPANSGPPQASAES, from the exons ATGGCCGACGACCACTACTCCTCTAAACGCAAGTACGACGACccctcgccgcctccgccgcggcgcACGGGCTTCTCCTCCGGCCCGCCGCCCGCCTCACCGCCCGCTGGCTTCGCCCCGTCGTACAATAGCGTGCCGCCGCCTCCCGACGAGATCCAGCTCGCTAAGCAGCGCGCGCAGCAGATAGCGGCGCGGCTTTTCAGCGCTGCCGAGGCGAAGCGCCCCCGCGTCGACAACGGCGACGACGACGTCGGTCTCGGAGGAGGCTCCctgggcggtggcggcggtcgcatcggcggcggcggtctcGGGTTCTCATCCTCTTCTGCTGGTGGTG GGCATGGGGCTTCTATTCCGCCGTTATCTTCTCAGAGCAGCACACCTCAGTACTCTTCATATGGTGGATACCAGGGTACAAGCAAAATGATTGAAATTCCAAATGGAAGG GTTGGTGTTATCATCGGAAAAGCTGGGGAAACTATCAGGTATCTCCAACTTCAGTCAGGTGCAAAGATACAAGTAACGAGAGACAACGAAGCTGAACCTGGTGCGCAGACAAGACCAGTCGAGCTTTCAGGCACTCCTGAGCAGATAAGCAAAGCTGAGCAGTTGATCAATGAAGTTCTTGCAGAG GCTGATGCCGGATCATCTGGTACCGGATCTAGCGGGCGAAAATACAATGCGCCACAGCCAGGTGCTGAGCAATTCGAGATGCAAATTGCTAATAACAAG GTTGGTCTGGTTATTGGAAAGAGTGGTGAGACTATAAAGTCCATGCAAGCCAAATCTGGAGCTCGTATTCAG GTTATTCCTTTGCATTTGCCCCCTGGTGATCCTGCAACTGAAAGAACTGTGCGTATTGAGGGCACAAAAGAACAAATTGAAGTTGCAAAGCAGCTGGTGAATGAGGTTACCAGTGAG AATCGTGCCAGAAACCCAATGTCAGGTGGCTATTCTCAGCAGGGCTATCACCCTCCTCGCCCTCAGTCGAATTGGGGCCCACCTGGTGCACCGCCACCACAGCAGCCTGGTTATGGTTATATGCAGCCTGGAGCTTATCCTGGGGCACCTCCACAGTATGGTGCACCTCAGCAACCTTATGGTAGCTATCCTCCAACATCTGGTGGTTATCAGACTGGGTGGGATCAATCTCAGAACCAGCAGTCTCATACAACTCCCCCTGGTACCGGGTATGACTATTATAGCCAACAGCAGCAACCTCAACAACAACAGTCTGCCCCTGGGACTGCTGCATCTACTGATGCTACTAGCTACAGTTATGGCCAGCCTCCTACATATGCTTTGCAAGGTTATGGTGATTCTAACTACTCTCAGCAGAGTGGTGGTCAGCAAGCATATGGACATGATGGTTACTCTGGCTATCAGACCCAAGGGCAGCAGCAGGGCTACTCGCAACAGACTGGTTATGATCAGCAGGGCTATAGCGCATCTGCTTATGGGTCTGCTGCAAACTCCACTCAGGATGGGTCTGCATCCAGCTACGGTGGTCCTGGCGGGGCCAGTCAGGCATCGCCAGGGCAGCAAACTTCTACCCCATCTTCTGGAAGCCACCCTGGTTATGCCAGCCAGCCACCCAATAGTGCTGCATCAAGCTACCCAGGTCAAGGTTCTGCTCCACCATCTGGATATGGTGCTCCACCACCGCAGTCTGGGTATGGCACCCAACCGCCACAGCAAGGTGGATATGGTCAGAGCGCTTATGGGCAGCCTTCACCACAAGGCCAGAAACCTCCTGCATCTTCACCTTATGGACAGGCTCCGCCTCCTGGATCTGCTCAGGGTGGTTATGGGCAGTATGGTTACAGCCAGCCAGGATATGGTGCACCTCCACCTTATCCTGGTGCACCCCCCTCGAGCCACCTGGGATATGGGCAGCAGAAGTCTTATGGCGACACTTATGGTAGTGGAAGCTACGGGCAGCCTTCGGCATACTCTGCTGAAGCAGCAGCACCTGCTGCAGCCCAGGATCAAGTTGCTGCCCCTGCCACCGCCGCAACAAcagctgctcctgctcctgctaaCAGTGGGCCCCCCCAAGCTTCTGCAGAAAGTTAG
- the LOC133918672 gene encoding serine/threonine protein phosphatase 2A 55 kDa regulatory subunit B beta isoform-like, producing the protein MEPMSPDDRPEAAAEAQQQPPLEWRFAQVFGERAAGEDVQGVDIISAIEFDKSGSHLATGDRGGRVVLFERTDTRDNASRRELERQDYPIARHPEFRYKTEFQSHEPEFDYLKSLEIEEKINKIKWCQTANNALFLLSTNDKTIKYWKVQEKKVKRVSVMNLDTSQSSDSGSASSSGTSSCRAFLPNGGCSEKLYNPNNNMSFPPGGCTSLRLPVVVTDQDLNHVSRCRRVYAHAHDYHINSISNNSDGETFISADDLRINLWNLEISNQSFNIIDVKPANMEDLTEVITCAEFHPTHCNTLAYSSSKGSIRLIDLRQSALCDNHAKLFEEHEAPGSRSFFTEIIASVSDIKFARGGRHILSRDYMTLKLWDLNMDSGPVATFQVHEYLRPKLCDLYENDSIFDKFECCLSGDGFRVATGSYSNIFRVFGCAPGSMEASTLEASRNPMRRQVSNPARPTRTLTSLTRAVRRGGENPGVDANGNSFDLSTKLLHLAWHPTENSIACAAANSLYMYYA; encoded by the exons ATGGAGCCCATGTCCCCCGACGACCGccccgaggcggcggcggaagcgcagcagcagccgccgctgGAGTGGCGGTTCGCGCAGGTCTTCGGCGAGCGCGCGGCGGGCGAGGATGTGCAGGGAG TGGATATAATCTCTGCAATTGAGTTTGACAAATCTGGCAGCCATCTTGCCACCGGAGATAGAGGTGGACGTGTGGTTTTATTCGAAAGAACGGACACCAGGGAT AATGCCAGTCGAAGAGAACTTGAGAGGCAAGATTACCCTATTGCTAGGCATCCTGAGTTCCGTTACAAGACCGAATTTCAGAGTCATGAACCTGAG TTTGACTACCTAAAAAGTTTGGAAATAGAGGAGAAGATTAACAAGATCAAGTGGTGCCAAACTGCTAACAATGCACTCTTTCTCTTGTCTACAAACGACAAAACAATAAAGTATTGGAAG GTGCAAGAGAAAAAAGTTAAACGAGTTTCAGTGATGAATTTGGATACCTCACAAAGTTCAGACAGTGGTTCAGCTTCAAGTTCGGGTACCAGTAGCTGCAGAGCTTTTCTTCCAAATGGCGGATGCTCGGAAAAGCTATACAATCCAAACAACAATATGTCATTTCCTCCCGGAGGATGCACATCATTGCGTTTGCCTGTGGTG GTTACAGACCAAGATTTGAACCATGTCTCCAGATGCCGACGTGTATATGCACATGCTCATGATTATCATATTAATTCCATTTCAAATAATAG CGATGGCGAAACATTCATATCGGCAGATGACCTGCGAATAAACCTGTGGAATTTGGAAATTAGCAATCAGAGCTTTAACATTATTGATGTgaagcctgcaaacatggaggaTCTAACCG AGGTGATTACATGTGCGGAGTTCCACCCAACTCATTGTAATACACTAGCATATAGTAGCTCAAAGGGTTCTATCCGGCTTATTGACCTGCGGCAGTCAGCACTGTGTGACAACCATGCTAAGCT ATTTGAGGAGCATGAAGCACCTGGTTCCAGATCCTTTTTTACAGAGATAATTGCGTCAGTTTCGGATATAAAGTTTGCAAGGGGCGGAAGACACATTCTTAGTCGTGATTATATGACTCTCAAG tTATGGGATCTAAACATGGATTCGGGGCCAGTTGCAACTTTCCAAGTTCATGAATACCTAAGACCGAAG CTTTGTGATCTATACGAGAATGATTCAATTTTTGACAAATTTGAATGTTGTCTTAGCGGTGATGGATTTCGTGTTGCAACCGGTTCTTATAG TAATATATTTCGTGTTTTTGGTTGTGCTCCTGGAAGCATGGAGGCATCCACTTTGGAAGCCAGCAGAAATCCCATGAG GCGTCAGGTGTCTAATCCAGCAAGGCCTACACGGACTCTGACCTCTTTGACCCGTGCTGTGAGGAGAG GTGGAGAAAATCCAGGCGTTGATGCCAATGGAAATTCTTTTGACTTATCAACAAAATTGCTTCATCTTGCATGGCACCCAACTGAGAATTCCATCGCGTGTGCTGCTGCAAATAGCTTGTACATGTATTATGCATAG
- the LOC133918673 gene encoding probable protein phosphatase 2C 12 — MGICASSKRLEPEQESDENVVYVMDEQGGGGGEEDGGGVAGRKVASLYSLKGKKGPNQDAVILCQGFGMEDGVFCGVFDGHGRCGHFISKLVRDYLPFMILSHRNALFLAAAGDDDDDPAFSDASPSSSTDSSGGSSPQPSPAQLLEEWREACTNAFEAMDKELQLQANVDSNFSGTTAVCAIKQGKDLIIANLGDSRAVLATMSETGYLKAVQLTSDQKPNVPQEAERIKSCNGRVFALKGEPSVLRVWLPDEDCPGLAMARSLGDFRLKRYGVVSEPQVAHRRITAGDLFIILATDGVWDVLSNEEVVSIVCATPRKQHASKAVAEAAAQRWRVRYPASRVDDCSAVCLFLRDQDWGSAARR, encoded by the exons ATGGGGATCTGCGCGTCTTCGAAGCGCCTGGAGCCGGAGCAGGAGTCCGACGAGAACGTCGTGTACGTGATGGACGAGcagggaggcggaggaggggaggaggacggcggcgggGTGGCCGGCAGGAAGGTGGCCTCCCTCTACTCCCTGAAGGGCAAGAAGGGGCCCAACCAGGACGCCGTCATCCTCTGCCAG GGATTCGGCATGGAGGACGGAGTGTTTTGCGGCGTGTTCGACGGACATGGCAGGTGCGGGCATTTCATCAGCAAGCTGGTGAGGGACTACCTCCCCTTCATGATCCTCAGCCACCGGAACGCGCTGTTCCTGGCCGCCgcgggcgacgacgacgacgacccgGCCTTCAGCGAcgcctcgccgtcgtcgtcgacgGACAGCAGCGGCGGCTCGTCGCCGCAGCCGTCGCCGGCGCAGCTGCTGGAGGAGTGGAGGGAGGCCTGCACCAACGCGTTCGAGGCCATGGACAAGGAGCTCCAGCTCCAGGCCAACGTGGACAGCAACTTCAGTGGGACCACCGCGGTGTGCGCCATCAAGCAG GGGAAGGACCTGATCATCGCGAACCTCGGCGACTCGAGGGCGGTGCTCGCGACGATGTCGGAGACGGGCTACCTGAAGGCCGTGCAGCTCACCAGCGACCAGAAGCCCAACGTGCCTC AGGAGGCGGAGAGGATAAAGAGCTGCAACGGCCGCGTGTTCGCGCTCAAGGGCGAGCCGTCGGTGCTCCGGGTGTGGCTGCCCGACGAGGACTGCCCGGGCCTCGCCATGGCGCGCTCGCTGGGGGACTTCCGGCTCAAGCGGTACGGCGTGGTGTCCGAGCCGCAGGTGGCGCATCGCCGGATCACGGCCGGCGACCTGTTCATCATCCTGGCCACGGACGGGGTGTGGGACGTGCTGAGCAACGAGGAGGTGGTGTCGATCGTGTGCGCCACGCCGCGGAAGCAGCACGCGTCCAAGGCCGTGGCGGAGGCCGCGGCGCAGCGGTGGCGGGTCAGGTACCCGGCGTCCAGGGTGGACGACTGCTCGGCCGTCTGCCTCTTCCTGCGCGACCAGGACTGGGGCAGCGCCGCGCGCCGCTAG
- the LOC133917792 gene encoding uncharacterized protein LOC133917792 — protein MSSSSSSSSSASDNSDAESLLPHTLRVQTEPAAPTVVHGINIQSRVPIILDLNDANYTAWARSFSAIFGQYGLREHVDGTAAKGDNDWVQNDCAIVSWFYNRISPELLAIVSEDADTAYSLWTGVRSLFRDNTDTGAVYLGAEFRNFYQGDLPVLDYCSRMKVMADRLGGLGAPVNDKDLIYNIVRGLNPRLHHAIPHITLRRCLPSFLKTRSMLQLEEHRINESEKL, from the coding sequence ATgagctcctcctcttcttcttcgtcgTCTGCCTCCGACAACTCTGACGCCGAGTCGCTGCTGCCACACACGCTCCGCGTACAGACCGAGCCTGCTGCCCCGACCGTCGTCCACGGCATCAACATCCAGTCGCGCGTCCCGATCATCCTCGATCTCAACGACGCCAACTACACTGCCTGGGCTCGTTCCTTCTCTGCCATCTTCGGCCAGTACGGTCTCCGCGAACACGTCGATGGCACTGCGGCCAAGGGCGACAACGACTGGGTGCAGAATGACTGCGCCATCGTCTCCTGGTTCTACAACCGCATCTCCCCCGAGCTCCTCGCCATCGTCTCGGAGGACGCCGACACCGCCTACTCCCTCTGGACCGGCGTGCGCTCCCTGTTCCGCGACAACACGGACACGGGTGCGGTCTACCTCGGCGCCGAATTCCGCAATTTCTATCAAGGCGATCTCCCGGTGCTCGACTACTGCTCCCGCATGAAGGTGATGGCCGATCGCCTTGGCGGCCTCGGTGCTCCGGTCAACGACAAGGACCTGATCTACAACATCGTCCGCGGCCTCAACCCCCGTCTGCACCATGCCATCCCCCACATCACGCTGCGCCGGTGCCTTCCGTCGTTCCTCAAGACGCGCTCCATGCTACAGCTCGAGGAACACCGCATCAACGAATCGGAGAAACTCTAG